ACATCTGCGTCAGAATGCCCCAAAAGTCCCTTTTCATAGGGAATCTTCACGCCACCCAGGATCAAATCTCTTCCTTCTGCCAATTTATGCACATCGTATCCCTGTCCAATCCTCATAATTCTTCCTTTCTTCTTTATTGCCCATGTCTTTTGGGCATAGTGGTATACCCGTAGGGTGTTTCTTCTTTATTGCCCATGTCTTTTGGGCATAATGGTATACCCGTAGGGTGTTTCTTCTATATAAAATGTCCATTTCTATACAATCATACGCAGCTTTCTGCCAATGCATCGAAGCTGCACATCGTTTTGGCAAAAACAGCTCTCTCCATCTACATGAACTGCCATTGGATGGTCCATATGGATTGTCACTTCTTCACAGGAATAATACCTGAAACCGTTATTTAAGGACTTCCTTCCCATAAGGGAACGAAGGAGTACAGGAATCAGCTTTCTTTTTTTCCTGTTGTTCATAACACAGACAGACAACTGCCCGTCCTCAAAATTTGCATCCGGGGCAAATTTAAACCCGCCGCCCTCGTAAGGGTGAATGTGGACGGATATAAAATAAGCGTTGCTAAATTCAATCTTTTGAACCCCGTTAAGGAGAATATAGCCTTTTGAGGGCTTAGCAAGAATAAGCTGCCTGATTCCCACCATGAGATAGGTAAGCCTCCCAAGGTACAGCTTATGAAACAGTCCCTTTGACTTAGAACAAAGAATGCTATGACAAACCGCCGCGTCCATTCCGATCCCCGCACTGACCAAAAAACGGCGATGGGATATTTCTCCATCTCCATAGGACAGAACTCCATAATCCATAAGCTTATAGTATTTTGGATGCAGTATCTTCTTCAGGCACCGGATCGGATTCTTTGGAAGCCTTAAGCTTCTTGCCAGATCATTACCGGATCCTGCCGGAATATACCCCATAGTAATTGAGCCGCAGAAGGAAATCCCATCCAGAATTTCATTTACAGTTCCGTCTCCGCCTACCCCGATGATAACGCTTGATTCCCTGCAGCCTTCCGTCAGCTCTCTGGCAAATCTCCTGGCATCTCCCGGCTTCTCCGTAAGAAAGGCCTGATACTCCGCATTACAGGCTTTTAACACACTTTCTACCTTTTTCCAAATGTTTCTTCCCCGTCCGCGGCGTGAGTTCGGGTTTACAATAAAATAGTACATGGAATCCCTCCACTTTTTGCTATTTGTTAGTATAACATAAAACAGGAGAAATGAATATAAAAATTATGGAAAAACCCATTGGCACTTATGCCGAAACGAAAAAAGAGCGGCTCTGCCCTGGCTGATCAATCAGCCCGGACAGCG
The nucleotide sequence above comes from Lacrimispora sp. BS-2. Encoded proteins:
- a CDS encoding diacylglycerol kinase family protein, with translation MYYFIVNPNSRRGRGRNIWKKVESVLKACNAEYQAFLTEKPGDARRFARELTEGCRESSVIIGVGGDGTVNEILDGISFCGSITMGYIPAGSGNDLARSLRLPKNPIRCLKKILHPKYYKLMDYGVLSYGDGEISHRRFLVSAGIGMDAAVCHSILCSKSKGLFHKLYLGRLTYLMVGIRQLILAKPSKGYILLNGVQKIEFSNAYFISVHIHPYEGGGFKFAPDANFEDGQLSVCVMNNRKKRKLIPVLLRSLMGRKSLNNGFRYYSCEEVTIHMDHPMAVHVDGESCFCQNDVQLRCIGRKLRMIV